A genomic stretch from Eptesicus fuscus isolate TK198812 chromosome 15, DD_ASM_mEF_20220401, whole genome shotgun sequence includes:
- the ADGRD2 gene encoding LOW QUALITY PROTEIN: adhesion G-protein coupled receptor D2 (The sequence of the model RefSeq protein was modified relative to this genomic sequence to represent the inferred CDS: inserted 2 bases in 2 codons; deleted 1 base in 1 codon; substituted 1 base at 1 genomic stop codon) — MAPSACYCLLYLLIGSLSGTPSSSLVESRSPRVPASPLACSSGGPGEVVETADGRCEFPGPWLSWWQAQESCDQRFGHLALXTPDVVLASRLPDLIWVAQGKAPLQRAPRRRAGTTAALVFGERTADRAARLRAPVPALGALTACLHVQWGAAAPGTRTHPAALFSPAVPALPHALQLRAFAEPGGTVHAALVVRGHHAPFLVAFHADGRWHHVCATWEQRGGRRALFADGRRRAGARGLGAGQPVPPGGILVLGQDQDSLGGGFSARDAFSGNLTDFHLWARALSPAQLQRARACAPPPPPPPPGLLFRWDSGALDLTPSLLPPVRVRLLCPAPSEECPTWEPAPRXPPRPCLCCYRTEPYQRLQDALSWPGQDVISXVNALASAIVLLPDPLSEALGDLSLAKASSFLGILARVLAKEATPPGPAALLAVVHFLRRVTALAAGEPEPWTGPWEELGRGVLSVASLVLEEQLAGAWLSVSEVRLTERVGQGLDSGEPVAIVAITLAVSPHDYVATGHCWLNVHTDTIWAFVGPALFVLTANTCILVHVVMVTVSRARRHARMLSPQPCLQQQVRIQIWASVKPVPGLPWPVGMLAHLSPAWAAVGLSSFQGRGPYIFLVYAAYNGEVRSALRRVAEKKAARRLWLWSDSIQGFR, encoded by the exons ATGGCCCCCTCTGCCTGCTACTGCCTCCTCTACCTCCTG ATAGGGAGTCTGTCTGGGACCCCCTCCAGCTCCCTAGTTGAATCAAGGAGCCCTCGGGTCCCAG cctcccctctCGCCTGCAGCTCCGGTGGCCCCGGGGAGGTGGTGGAGACTGCAGATGGGAGATGCGAGTTCCCGGGGCCGTGGCTGAGCTGGTGGCAGGCCCAGGAGTCCTGTGACCAGCGGTTTGGCCACTTGGCAC GGACTCCAGATGTGGTCCTCGCTTCACGCCTGCCCGACCTCATCTGGGTGGCCCAAGGAAAGGCCCCTCTACAAAGAGCCCCACGGAGAC GCGCAGGAACCACGGCGGCGCTGGTGTTCGGGGAGAGGACGGCGGACAGGGCGGCGCGGCTGCGGGCACCCGTGCCGGCGCTGGGGGCGCTGACGGCGTGCCTGCACGTGCAGTGG GGGGCCGCCGCGCCCGGCACCCGCACCCACCCCGCCGCGCTCTTCTCTCCGGCGGTCCCCGCGCTGCCCCACGCGCTGCAGCTGCGCGCCTTCGCCGAGCCGGGCGGCACCGTGCATGCCGCGCTCGTGGTGCGCGGGCACCACGCGCCCTTCCTCGTCGCCTTCCACGCGGATGGCCGCTGGCACCATGTGTGTGCCACCTGGGAGCAGCGCGGCGGGCGCCGGGCGCTATTCGCGGACGGGCGGCGGCGCGCGGGTGCGCGGGGACTGGGCGCGGGCCAGCCGGTGCCACCGGGGGGCATCCTTGTGCTGGGTCAAGATCAGGACTCTCTGGGCGGTGGCTTCTCGGCGCGTGACGCCTTCAGCGGCAACCTCACCGATTTCCACCTCTGGGCCCGGGCACTGAGCCCCGCGCAGCTGCAGCGGGCACGGGCCTgcgcgccccccccgcccccccctcccccaggcctgctctTCCGCTGGGACTCGGGCGCCCTGGACCTCACGCCCTCACTGCTGCCGCCGGTGCGGGTGCGCCTTCTCTGTCCGG CGCCCTCAGAGGAGTGCCCCACGTGGGAGCCAGCACCCC AtccacccaggccctgcctctgctgctaCCGCACAG AGCCCTATCAGCGGCTGCAGGACGCCCTGTCATGGCCGGGCCAGGATGTTATCAGCTGAGTCAACGCCTTGGCCAGCGCCATCGTG ctcctccccgaCCCCCTCTCTGAAGCCCTCGGAGACCTgtccctggccaaggcctccagCTTCCTAGGAATCCTGGCGAGAGTCCTGGCAAAGGAGGCAACTCCCCCGGGCCCGGCCGCGCTGCTGGCTGTCGTGCACTTCCTGAGGAGGGTGACAGCCCTTGCGGCTGGGGAGCCAGAGCCCTGGACAGGaccctgggaggagctgggccgGGGCGTCCTGTCTGTGGCCAGCCTGGTCCTGGAGGAGCAGCTGGCTGGTGCGTGGCTGTCCGTGAGCGAGGTGAGGCTAACAGagcgggtggggcagggcctggactCTG GGGAGCCTGTGGCCATTGTGGCCATCACCCTGGCCGTGTCCCCCCATGACTACGTGGCCACGGGCCACTGCTGGCTCAATGTGCACACAGACACCATCTGGGCCTTTGTGGGACCCGCGCTCTTCGTGCTGACT GCCAATACCTGCATCCTGGTCCACGTGGTGATGGTCACCGTGTCCCGTGCCCGCCGCCATGCCCGCATGCTgagcccgcagccctgcctgcagCAGCAGGTCAGGATCCAGATATG GGCCTCAGTGAAGCCCGTGCcgggcctgccctggccagtcgGCATGCTGGCgcacctcagcccggcctgggccgCCGTGGGCCTCAGCTCCTTCCAG ggcagggggCCTTACATCTTCCTGGTCTACGCCGCCTACAATGGGGAG GTCCGGAGCGCCCTGCGGAGGGTGGCTGAGAAGAAGGCAGCCAGGCGCTTGTG GCTGTGGAGTGACAGCATCCAAGGCTTCAGGTAG